From a region of the Flavobacterium sediminilitoris genome:
- a CDS encoding two-component regulator propeller domain-containing protein — MTLINTPFILSILFTILTVFSSCNEQKNTNATPLKLEKKSIGKTVYELDSKATLIYQDKNNNYWFSSKEKGVYKYNGKNLILYTSKDGLISYSILGNQEDKRGNLFFDTPDGVNKFDRQQFTILKIIEGENEWKLEPNDLWFRIGWNNNGPYRYDGKNLFHLKFPKSQLEDEFHSKYPNISYNPYGIYSIYKDHKGTLWFGTSSLGIYRFDGEKISWMYEKLLTETPEGGSFGIRSIIEDKEGYFWICNSTYKYKILPDKTVDNETNLINYKREKGIENNRKKNLYFMSMTIDNHNDLWMISYNDGIWKNNGKELIQYPIKNEEKEILLFAIYNDNQGNLWIATHNDGTYKYNGETFEKFKLTIPK; from the coding sequence ATGACTTTAATAAACACTCCTTTTATCTTGTCAATACTTTTTACAATTCTAACAGTATTTTCTTCTTGTAATGAACAAAAAAACACCAATGCCACTCCTTTAAAACTTGAAAAAAAATCCATTGGAAAAACAGTTTATGAACTCGATTCAAAAGCTACTCTGATTTATCAAGACAAAAACAACAACTATTGGTTTAGCAGCAAAGAAAAAGGCGTTTATAAATACAATGGAAAAAATCTTATTCTATATACTTCAAAAGATGGATTAATTAGCTATTCTATTTTAGGAAATCAAGAAGATAAGAGGGGCAATCTCTTTTTTGATACACCAGATGGTGTTAACAAATTTGACAGACAACAATTTACAATATTAAAAATAATAGAAGGTGAAAACGAATGGAAACTTGAACCAAATGATTTATGGTTTAGAATAGGATGGAATAATAACGGTCCTTATCGATATGATGGTAAAAATTTATTCCATTTAAAATTTCCTAAAAGCCAGCTTGAAGATGAGTTTCATTCAAAATATCCAAATATTTCTTATAACCCTTATGGCATTTATTCAATCTACAAAGATCACAAAGGAACACTTTGGTTTGGCACTTCAAGTTTAGGCATTTATCGTTTTGACGGAGAAAAAATAAGTTGGATGTATGAAAAGCTTTTAACAGAAACACCAGAAGGCGGTTCATTTGGTATTCGTTCCATTATAGAAGATAAAGAAGGATACTTCTGGATTTGCAATTCAACTTATAAATACAAAATCTTACCTGATAAAACAGTAGATAATGAAACTAATCTAATTAACTATAAAAGAGAAAAAGGGATTGAAAACAATAGAAAAAAGAATCTATATTTTATGTCAATGACAATTGACAATCATAATGATTTATGGATGATTAGTTATAATGATGGCATTTGGAAAAACAACGGAAAAGAACTTATTCAGTATCCTATTAAAAATGAAGAAAAAGAAATTCTGTTATTTGCAATTTATAATGATAATCAAGGGAATCTGTGGATTGCAACACATAATGATGGCACATATAAATACAACGGAGAAACCTTCGAAAAATTCAAATTAACAATACCAAAGTAG
- a CDS encoding ligand-binding sensor domain-containing protein encodes MIKKCLLTSKSFIFILIFSISSSCNGQKETKIFPEKTKVLANSISLSAKTLPEFKTDPHVKESQGNQISGVVRTIFQDKNNFFWFGTQNGLCRYNGEELIYFDIKNDLGKRIVVTVIIEDQLGNLWIGHDGGITQYDGTYFTNFTEKQELISNNVRSMAIDTNGIIWIGTLQGVSRFDGEKFTPFYIPEAKPDNTRGVTSSKIVHSIMEDSKGQLWFGTNGGAYIYNGEKLTNISEKDGLCNNNVNSIIEDSSGNIWFATTHNGLCYFNGNSFINITEKGNITGKEIWNISEDKNKNIWFNVKGEGIYRYDGENFTHFHAEQGLSNNATFKILEDNQGRIWSVGFMGAYRYNGKSFINITRNGPWND; translated from the coding sequence ATGATAAAAAAATGCCTTTTAACAAGTAAATCATTTATATTTATTTTAATCTTTTCAATTTCATCATCATGCAATGGGCAAAAAGAAACGAAAATATTTCCCGAAAAGACTAAAGTATTAGCTAATAGCATTAGTTTATCCGCAAAAACCCTACCTGAATTCAAAACAGATCCTCACGTTAAAGAGTCACAAGGAAATCAAATTAGCGGAGTAGTCCGTACCATATTTCAAGATAAAAATAATTTCTTCTGGTTTGGTACTCAAAACGGTCTTTGTCGTTATAACGGGGAGGAATTGATTTATTTCGACATAAAAAATGATCTTGGAAAAAGAATTGTTGTAACAGTAATAATAGAAGACCAATTAGGAAACCTATGGATTGGTCATGATGGAGGAATAACTCAATATGACGGCACTTATTTTACCAATTTCACAGAGAAACAAGAACTAATTAGCAATAATGTTAGGAGTATGGCAATAGATACTAATGGAATTATTTGGATAGGCACTTTACAAGGAGTTAGCCGTTTTGATGGAGAAAAATTCACTCCTTTTTACATTCCTGAAGCTAAACCAGACAACACAAGAGGTGTTACAAGTAGTAAAATAGTACACTCTATCATGGAAGATAGTAAAGGGCAACTATGGTTTGGTACTAATGGAGGTGCTTACATATATAATGGTGAGAAATTAACTAATATTTCTGAAAAAGATGGTTTGTGCAATAATAATGTGAATTCTATTATAGAAGATTCAAGTGGAAATATTTGGTTTGCTACTACTCATAATGGATTGTGTTATTTCAACGGTAATTCTTTTATAAATATAACAGAAAAAGGAAATATCACTGGAAAAGAAATCTGGAACATATCAGAAGATAAAAACAAAAACATTTGGTTCAATGTAAAAGGAGAAGGTATTTATCGTTATGATGGAGAAAACTTTACTCATTTCCACGCAGAGCAAGGACTTTCAAACAATGCTACTTTTAAAATCTTAGAAGACAATCAAGGACGCATTTGGAGTGTAGGATTTATGGGAGCTTATCGTTACAATGGAAAATCATTCATAAATATAACTAGAAATGGACCATGGAATGATTAA
- a CDS encoding GNAT family N-acetyltransferase: protein MKIQTLQIDKLTTERLILIPYTIQICENIINKNFSNLFDMGLKRGKSWPDNDVIETLPKIINNLSQVESPTGFESWMIIKKETLEIIGDLGFKGYNHKEENIDIGYGIIEEERRNGYAEEATKELIKWAFSTGLIKEITAKCLIENTGSINLIKKLNFIEAKRDHEMIYWTLQNRYK from the coding sequence TTGAAAATACAAACCTTACAAATCGATAAACTTACAACTGAACGATTAATCTTAATTCCATATACAATACAAATTTGCGAAAACATCATCAATAAAAATTTTAGCAATTTATTTGACATGGGATTAAAAAGAGGAAAAAGTTGGCCCGATAATGATGTTATAGAGACTTTACCTAAAATAATTAATAACTTATCACAAGTTGAATCGCCTACTGGATTTGAATCTTGGATGATTATAAAAAAAGAAACATTAGAAATAATTGGAGATCTAGGATTTAAAGGATATAACCATAAAGAAGAAAATATCGACATTGGATATGGCATAATAGAAGAAGAAAGAAGAAATGGTTATGCAGAAGAAGCAACAAAAGAACTTATAAAATGGGCTTTTTCAACAGGACTCATAAAAGAAATAACAGCAAAATGTTTAATTGAAAACACAGGTTCTATCAATCTAATAAAAAAGTTGAACTTTATAGAAGCAAAAAGAGACCATGAGATGATTTATTGGACACTACAAAATAGATACAAATAG
- a CDS encoding zinc-dependent peptidase encodes MQYILLFLGLAFLVFFTYNVAIEPIYAFFFRRPIYVHFYPFPKKLKLSQVQILHNQFEFYKKLSPKEKVYFEHRVATFITRYSFHGNEGLVVTDEMRVLIAATAIMLTFGMRKYLFSVIDKIVIYPDIYYSKMNDAYHKGEFNPRMKAIVFSWKDFMEGYNISNDNLNLGLHEFGHVLHHQGLKNTDTSATIFTVTYEEIMEQVKHPPNYKKLIASNYFRIYAYTNEFEFIAVILEHFFETPDQFKQEFPELYDKVKIMINFKG; translated from the coding sequence TTGCAGTATATTTTATTATTTTTAGGTTTAGCCTTTCTGGTTTTCTTTACTTATAATGTGGCTATAGAGCCTATTTATGCTTTCTTCTTTAGAAGACCTATTTATGTGCATTTTTATCCTTTTCCAAAGAAGTTAAAATTGAGTCAAGTACAAATTTTGCACAATCAATTTGAATTTTATAAAAAATTATCGCCAAAAGAGAAAGTTTACTTTGAGCATAGAGTGGCTACTTTTATAACGCGATATTCTTTTCACGGAAATGAAGGATTAGTTGTGACTGATGAAATGAGAGTTTTAATAGCTGCAACGGCTATTATGCTAACTTTTGGAATGAGAAAGTATCTTTTTTCTGTAATAGATAAAATAGTTATATATCCAGATATTTATTATTCTAAAATGAATGATGCCTATCATAAAGGAGAATTTAACCCTAGAATGAAAGCAATAGTATTTTCATGGAAAGATTTTATGGAAGGATATAATATAAGTAATGATAATTTAAATTTAGGATTACATGAATTTGGGCATGTATTGCATCATCAAGGATTGAAAAATACGGACACTTCTGCTACTATTTTTACTGTTACTTATGAGGAAATAATGGAACAGGTAAAACATCCGCCAAACTATAAAAAACTTATCGCTTCTAATTATTTTAGGATTTATGCCTATACAAATGAGTTTGAATTTATTGCAGTAATATTAGAACACTTTTTTGAAACACCAGATCAATTTAAACAAGAGTTTCCAGAGTTATATGACAAAGTCAAAATAATGATTAATTTTAAAGGCTAA
- a CDS encoding CBS domain-containing protein translates to MRKKEPITTIMTKEVITLTVTDDLTKAENLFKKYHIRHIPVVNGNKIIGILSYTDLLRISFVDAIDDESGIIDATVYNMFTVEQVMAKNVVTITPTTTIKEAAEILASKEFHALPVVEGKLLVGIVTTTDLIKYLIEQY, encoded by the coding sequence ATGAGAAAGAAAGAACCGATAACAACAATTATGACAAAAGAAGTCATTACGTTAACTGTAACTGATGATTTAACTAAGGCAGAAAACTTATTTAAAAAATATCATATCCGTCATATTCCTGTGGTAAATGGAAATAAGATAATCGGGATATTGAGTTATACAGATTTACTGAGAATTTCATTTGTTGATGCAATAGATGATGAAAGTGGAATTATTGATGCAACAGTTTATAATATGTTTACTGTGGAGCAAGTAATGGCTAAGAATGTGGTTACTATAACGCCAACAACGACTATAAAAGAAGCCGCAGAAATATTAGCTAGTAAAGAATTTCATGCATTACCAGTTGTTGAAGGAAAATTATTAGTAGGAATTGTTACCACAACCGATTTAATAAAGTATTTAATAGAACAATATTAA
- the rpe gene encoding ribulose-phosphate 3-epimerase — protein sequence MKNTLIAPSVLAADFANLQRDIEMINKSEADWFHIDIMDGVFVPNISFGMPVLGAITKHAKKTIDVHLMIVDPDRYISTFKKLGADILTVHYEACTHLHRSLQAIKAEGMKAGVAINPHTNVSLLEDTINDIDLVCIMSVNPGFGGQSFIENTYKKVKQLKEIITRNGANTLIEIDGGVTNQNAKQLADAGADVLVAGSYVFGANDPIATIANLKEISK from the coding sequence ATGAAAAATACACTTATTGCTCCTTCAGTTTTAGCGGCTGACTTTGCTAATTTACAACGTGACATTGAAATGATTAACAAAAGTGAAGCCGACTGGTTTCATATAGATATTATGGATGGTGTTTTTGTACCAAATATATCATTTGGTATGCCTGTTTTAGGAGCTATTACAAAACATGCTAAAAAAACTATTGACGTTCATTTAATGATTGTAGATCCTGATCGTTATATTTCTACATTTAAAAAATTAGGTGCAGATATCTTAACCGTACATTATGAAGCTTGTACTCACTTACATCGTTCATTACAAGCTATAAAAGCAGAAGGAATGAAAGCAGGTGTTGCTATTAATCCTCATACTAATGTTTCTCTATTAGAAGATACTATTAATGATATAGATTTAGTATGTATTATGAGTGTAAATCCAGGTTTTGGAGGACAATCATTTATTGAAAATACATATAAAAAAGTTAAACAATTAAAAGAGATTATCACTAGAAATGGTGCTAATACCTTAATAGAAATTGATGGTGGTGTAACAAATCAGAATGCAAAACAACTAGCTGACGCAGGTGCTGATGTATTAGTAGCAGGTAGTTATGTTTTTGGAGCAAATGATCCTATCGCTACTATAGCAAATTTAAAAGAAATCAGTAAATAA
- a CDS encoding sigma-70 family RNA polymerase sigma factor: MRQLKITKQVTNRETASLDKYLQEIGKVDLITADEEVELAQRIKAGDQRALEKLTKANLRFVVSVAKQYQNQGLTLPDLINEGNLGLIKAAQRFDETRGFKFISYAVWWIRQSILQALAEQSRIVRLPLNKIGSINKINKMYALLEQSSERAPSAEEIAKELDMTVNDVKESMKNSGRHLSMDAPLVEGEDSNLYDVLRSGESPNPDRELIHESLQTEIERALETLTPREADVVRLYFGLGDQHPMTLEEIGETFDLTRERVRQIKEKAIRRLKHTSRSKILKTYLG, from the coding sequence ATGAGACAACTCAAAATTACCAAGCAGGTAACGAATCGTGAAACTGCTTCCTTAGACAAATATCTACAAGAAATTGGAAAAGTTGACCTTATTACTGCGGATGAAGAAGTAGAATTAGCACAACGTATAAAAGCAGGTGATCAAAGAGCACTTGAAAAATTAACAAAAGCTAATTTACGTTTCGTGGTTTCTGTTGCTAAGCAATACCAAAATCAAGGACTTACTCTACCCGATTTAATTAACGAAGGAAATCTTGGTCTAATTAAAGCGGCTCAACGTTTTGATGAAACTCGTGGTTTCAAGTTCATCTCGTACGCAGTTTGGTGGATTCGTCAATCAATTCTTCAAGCTCTTGCTGAACAATCACGTATTGTACGTTTACCATTAAATAAAATTGGTTCTATCAATAAAATTAACAAAATGTATGCCTTATTAGAGCAATCTAGTGAGCGCGCACCTTCTGCTGAAGAAATTGCAAAAGAACTAGATATGACCGTAAATGATGTAAAAGAGTCTATGAAAAACTCTGGTCGTCATTTATCAATGGATGCTCCTCTTGTTGAAGGTGAAGATTCTAACCTTTATGACGTTTTACGTTCTGGAGAATCTCCAAATCCTGATAGAGAGTTAATCCATGAATCATTACAAACTGAAATTGAAAGAGCTTTAGAAACATTAACTCCTAGAGAAGCTGATGTGGTTCGTTTATATTTCGGATTAGGTGATCAACATCCTATGACTTTAGAAGAAATTGGTGAAACTTTTGATTTAACGCGTGAACGTGTTCGCCAAATTAAAGAAAAAGCAATCAGAAGATTGAAACATACTTCTAGAAGTAAAATACTAAAAACCTATTTAGGATAG
- a CDS encoding fatty acid desaturase family protein has protein sequence MKAKYFNKSESEKLFFLVLKQRVYNKLGDGLIHHGNFKFWAKGIFWFSLCYLSYSLLFLDGITGIEFWLSYLVFQLSGLLIGFSLGHDASHNTAFKNKKLNSILHFISFLTVGIDPMLWGLRHIRSHHLYANVEGSDVDIDKNPLLRLSPTHPWGSKHKYQVYYAPFVYMLTLLHSVFVSDWIYLFSKEYDWMKKGFSKRELYTRFFLYKVLYFSIVLIFPMFYSSLGWLFVLFAFLSSSAFTSLIFIIMLVGTHFFEEADYPLPKDENLEHSWAVHQLYTSCDWNANKSWARFFSGGSNCHAAHHLFPNICHVNYKEINDIIKETTTEYDLPYHHKTLLEMIHSHFKHLNKMGKLN, from the coding sequence ATGAAAGCAAAATATTTTAATAAATCAGAATCAGAGAAACTCTTTTTTTTAGTTTTAAAACAAAGAGTTTACAATAAGTTGGGAGATGGTCTAATTCATCATGGTAATTTTAAATTTTGGGCTAAAGGTATTTTTTGGTTTTCGTTATGTTACTTGTCTTATTCATTGCTTTTTTTAGATGGTATAACAGGAATAGAATTTTGGCTTAGTTATTTAGTATTTCAATTGTCGGGACTTTTAATTGGTTTTAGTTTAGGTCACGATGCAAGTCATAATACAGCATTTAAGAATAAAAAATTAAATAGCATATTGCATTTTATTAGTTTTTTAACTGTAGGAATAGATCCTATGTTGTGGGGATTACGGCATATTCGTTCACATCATCTTTATGCGAATGTAGAAGGAAGTGATGTTGATATAGATAAAAATCCACTTTTAAGGCTAAGTCCGACGCATCCTTGGGGATCAAAGCATAAATATCAAGTTTATTACGCTCCTTTTGTGTATATGTTGACTTTATTGCATTCTGTTTTTGTTAGTGATTGGATATATTTGTTTTCAAAAGAGTATGATTGGATGAAAAAAGGATTTTCAAAACGAGAGTTATATACAAGATTTTTCCTTTATAAGGTTTTATATTTTTCTATAGTATTGATCTTTCCAATGTTTTATTCTTCTTTAGGGTGGTTATTTGTTTTATTTGCTTTTTTGTCTTCAAGTGCTTTTACATCACTAATTTTTATAATCATGTTGGTTGGGACTCATTTTTTTGAAGAAGCTGATTATCCCTTGCCTAAAGATGAAAACTTAGAACATTCATGGGCAGTTCATCAACTTTATACTAGTTGTGATTGGAATGCAAACAAAAGTTGGGCAAGATTTTTTAGTGGAGGATCTAATTGTCATGCAGCACATCATTTATTTCCAAATATATGTCATGTAAACTATAAAGAAATTAATGACATTATTAAAGAAACTACCACAGAATATGACTTACCTTATCATCATAAAACATTATTAGAGATGATACATTCACATTTTAAACATCTTAATAAAATGGGTAAATTAAATTAA
- a CDS encoding polyribonucleotide nucleotidyltransferase → MIPKVFQEVIDLGDGRTISIETGKLAKQADGSVVVRMGDAMLLATAVSARTANPGIDFLPLTVDYREKFAAAGRFPGGFFKREARPSDSEVLTMRLVDRVLRPLFPDDYHAETQIMIQLMSHDDEVMPDALAGLAASAALAVSDIPFYNLISEVRVARIDGNFIINPSREQLVQSDIDMMIGASMDSVAMVEGEMKEISEAEMVEAIKVAHEAIKVQIQAQLRLQEAFGKKEIREYEGEKEDEAIYEKVRTAAYDKIYAIAQEASAKSERGEKFAEVKEEVKALFTEEELEENGDLVSKYFYKTNKEAVRNVVLEKGTRLDGRKTTEIRPIWCEVDYLPSTHGSAIFTRGETQALATVTLGTSREANQIDLPSEQGEETFYLHYNFPPFSTGEAKPLRGTSRREVGHGNLAQRALKNMIPADCPYTIRVVSEVLESNGSSSMATVCSGTLALMDAGVQMVKPVSGIAMGLITDGNNFAVLSDILGDEDHLGDMDFKVTGTADGITACQMDIKIDGLRYDIMEQALEQAREGRLHILGKLTETLAQPRVEVKPKAPKIITRTIPGAFIGALIGPGGKVIQELQKATGTTIVINEVDEQGVVEILGTSPEGIATVLAKIDSIIFKPEMGEAYEVKVIKMLDFGAVVEYTKAPGNEVLLHVSELAWERTENVADVVKMGDVFEVKYLGIDPKTRKEKVSRKQLLPRPPREEKKIEKKDNPQG, encoded by the coding sequence ATGATTCCAAAAGTATTCCAAGAAGTAATCGATTTAGGAGATGGTAGAACCATTTCTATCGAAACTGGAAAATTAGCCAAACAAGCTGATGGATCTGTAGTAGTGCGTATGGGAGATGCTATGTTATTAGCAACTGCTGTATCTGCAAGGACTGCAAATCCTGGTATTGATTTTCTACCATTAACAGTAGATTATCGTGAAAAATTTGCTGCAGCCGGACGTTTTCCTGGTGGATTTTTCAAAAGAGAAGCACGTCCTAGTGATAGTGAAGTATTAACAATGCGTTTAGTGGATCGTGTTTTACGTCCTCTATTTCCAGATGATTATCATGCTGAAACGCAAATCATGATTCAGTTGATGTCTCATGATGATGAAGTAATGCCAGATGCATTAGCTGGTTTAGCTGCCTCAGCTGCACTTGCTGTTTCTGACATTCCTTTTTACAATTTAATTTCAGAAGTACGTGTTGCACGTATTGACGGAAATTTTATCATTAACCCTAGTAGAGAACAATTAGTACAATCAGATATTGATATGATGATTGGTGCTTCTATGGATTCTGTAGCAATGGTCGAAGGTGAAATGAAAGAAATTTCAGAAGCCGAAATGGTAGAAGCAATTAAAGTTGCTCACGAAGCAATTAAAGTTCAAATTCAAGCACAATTACGTTTACAAGAAGCTTTTGGTAAAAAAGAAATTCGTGAGTATGAAGGAGAAAAAGAAGATGAAGCTATTTACGAAAAAGTAAGAACTGCTGCCTACGATAAAATTTATGCTATTGCTCAAGAAGCATCAGCAAAAAGCGAAAGAGGTGAAAAATTTGCAGAAGTAAAAGAAGAAGTAAAAGCATTATTCACTGAAGAAGAATTAGAAGAGAATGGTGATTTAGTTAGTAAATACTTTTACAAAACAAATAAAGAAGCTGTTAGAAATGTTGTTTTAGAAAAAGGAACTCGTTTAGACGGAAGAAAAACTACAGAAATTAGACCTATTTGGTGTGAAGTAGATTATCTACCATCAACACATGGTTCTGCTATCTTTACTCGTGGAGAAACTCAAGCATTAGCTACAGTAACTTTAGGTACATCTAGAGAAGCAAATCAAATTGATTTACCATCTGAACAAGGAGAAGAAACTTTCTATTTACACTATAATTTTCCTCCTTTCTCCACTGGCGAAGCAAAACCATTAAGAGGAACATCACGTAGAGAAGTAGGACACGGAAATTTAGCTCAAAGAGCGTTAAAAAATATGATTCCTGCGGATTGCCCTTATACTATTCGTGTAGTATCTGAAGTATTAGAATCTAACGGTTCTTCTTCTATGGCAACTGTATGTTCTGGAACATTAGCTTTAATGGATGCAGGTGTACAAATGGTAAAACCAGTTTCTGGTATTGCAATGGGATTAATTACAGATGGCAACAATTTCGCTGTATTATCTGACATCTTAGGAGATGAAGATCACTTAGGAGACATGGATTTCAAAGTTACAGGTACTGCTGACGGTATTACAGCGTGTCAAATGGATATCAAAATTGACGGGTTACGTTATGATATCATGGAACAAGCTTTAGAACAAGCCCGTGAAGGTCGTTTGCATATTTTAGGAAAATTAACAGAAACTCTTGCTCAACCAAGAGTAGAGGTTAAACCAAAAGCTCCTAAAATTATCACTCGTACTATTCCTGGAGCATTCATTGGAGCATTAATTGGTCCTGGTGGAAAAGTAATCCAAGAATTACAAAAAGCAACTGGAACTACTATTGTTATTAATGAAGTAGATGAGCAAGGAGTTGTAGAAATTCTAGGTACAAGTCCAGAAGGAATTGCTACTGTATTAGCTAAAATTGATTCTATTATTTTCAAACCAGAAATGGGAGAAGCATACGAAGTAAAAGTAATAAAAATGTTAGATTTTGGAGCTGTTGTAGAATACACTAAAGCACCAGGAAATGAAGTTTTATTACATGTATCTGAACTAGCTTGGGAAAGAACAGAAAATGTTGCTGATGTAGTTAAGATGGGAGATGTTTTTGAAGTAAAATATTTAGGAATTGACCCTAAAACACGTAAAGAAAAAGTATCTCGTAAACAATTATTACCTCGTCCTCCAAGAGAGGAAAAGAAAATCGAGAAAAAAGATAACCCACAAGGTTAG
- the rpsO gene encoding 30S ribosomal protein S15, which produces MYLTNEVKAEIFAKHGGKAENTGSAEGQIALFTFRINHLTGHLKQNRHDYNTERSLVKLVGKRRSLLDYLKKKDINRYREIIKELGIRK; this is translated from the coding sequence ATGTACTTAACTAATGAAGTTAAAGCTGAAATCTTCGCAAAACACGGAGGAAAAGCTGAAAACACTGGATCTGCTGAAGGGCAAATCGCTTTGTTTACATTTAGAATTAATCACTTAACAGGACACTTGAAACAAAATCGTCATGATTACAACACTGAGCGTTCGTTAGTGAAACTAGTAGGTAAAAGAAGAAGTCTTCTTGACTACTTAAAGAAAAAAGATATCAACAGATATCGTGAGATTATTAAAGAATTAGGAATTAGAAAATAA